A region from the Solibacillus sp. FSL H8-0523 genome encodes:
- a CDS encoding BppU family phage baseplate upper protein, whose protein sequence is MFKNEYILSVDIKKSMSTIIPIFVQYDSATLVFKIYDNGKAFDLTDFTSAEVSHKLPDGTVVIGYGALETLSDGIKTIRYTYQGNEMSQPGFVSTSLSVYSADKKVSILPFKVEIVGDTYEESIGASPEIGILQQLITSVSGVSGQATQAVASANQAVAQANIAINNAQAIADNTRSIGAFNLSTAYLKNNIVTSNGSSWIALANTQNNPLPTLPTIQNTWWRLLAQKGADGTGGGTGVTVVDASTTEKGIVQLNNTLTSTSTSQAVTAAQAKLLNDNLTTHTSIVATTSQAGHVRPDGTTIIIDSNGIISSVGGGGSTGTGEGIIVSGTAPPLLPTGGIWYQVL, encoded by the coding sequence ATGTTTAAAAATGAATATATATTATCCGTGGACATAAAGAAAAGCATGTCAACTATTATCCCCATTTTCGTACAATATGATAGCGCTACACTAGTTTTTAAAATTTATGATAATGGAAAAGCATTTGATTTAACTGACTTTACTAGCGCAGAAGTCTCACATAAACTTCCAGACGGAACGGTTGTTATTGGTTATGGTGCACTTGAAACATTATCTGATGGCATAAAAACTATTCGTTACACTTATCAAGGAAATGAAATGAGTCAACCTGGTTTTGTTTCTACTTCACTTTCTGTATATTCGGCTGATAAGAAGGTTTCTATTCTACCATTTAAAGTAGAGATTGTTGGCGATACTTATGAGGAATCTATTGGAGCTTCACCAGAAATCGGTATTTTACAACAGTTAATTACTAGTGTTTCGGGTGTTTCGGGGCAAGCAACACAAGCGGTAGCTAGTGCGAATCAAGCAGTTGCTCAAGCGAATATCGCAATAAATAATGCCCAAGCAATTGCAGACAATACTCGCTCTATTGGCGCGTTTAATCTTTCTACAGCTTATCTAAAGAATAATATTGTAACCTCAAATGGTTCTTCATGGATCGCACTTGCAAATACACAAAACAATCCCCTACCTACTTTACCGACAATACAAAATACTTGGTGGAGATTGTTAGCGCAAAAAGGTGCAGATGGTACTGGCGGCGGCACTGGCGTTACAGTCGTAGATGCTTCCACAACTGAAAAAGGTATTGTCCAACTTAACAATACATTGACTAGCACATCTACATCACAAGCAGTTACCGCAGCACAAGCAAAACTATTAAATGATAATCTAACTACTCATACTTCTATTGTCGCAACTACTTCACAGGCAGGCCACGTAAGACCCGATGGCACTACAATCATAATTGATAGTAACGGTATCATCTCGTCTGTTGGTGGCGGTGGTTCAACTGGTACGGGAGAAGGCATTATTGTAAGTGGTACTGCTCCACCTTTATTACCAACTGGCGGTATTTGGTATCAAGTATTGTGA
- a CDS encoding DUF1617 family protein, giving the protein MKFKNFEIDVLCKFLYEISLSGKSSRMRTRFVRLLENYSTNVIQNDRRAMFDEYAMKDEFGEFLLNETQTEVILIPETQDKFHAEMNELMNEDFILDETEANREMILITGNALLECDIKLNKDDAIVYDQWCEEFESAIERYADKGD; this is encoded by the coding sequence ATGAAATTTAAAAACTTTGAAATTGATGTATTATGCAAATTCCTTTATGAAATTAGTTTAAGTGGCAAAAGCTCGCGAATGAGAACACGATTTGTTAGATTATTAGAAAATTACTCGACAAACGTTATTCAAAATGATCGGAGAGCAATGTTTGATGAATACGCAATGAAAGATGAATTCGGTGAATTTTTACTTAACGAAACACAAACAGAAGTAATTCTAATTCCAGAAACACAGGATAAATTTCATGCCGAAATGAATGAGCTTATGAATGAGGATTTTATTCTTGATGAAACCGAAGCTAATCGAGAAATGATTTTAATAACAGGTAATGCACTTTTAGAATGTGATATTAAGTTAAATAAAGATGATGCAATTGTTTACGATCAATGGTGTGAAGAATTTGAAAGCGCAATTGAACGATACGCAGATAAGGGGGATTAA
- a CDS encoding peptidoglycan recognition family protein, whose protein sequence is MTFKMKFPMRQDILPKGTKRYSGTKMSGVKFVVLHDTGNPNSTAQGNVTYYKNSANTMSASAHVFIDDKEIIICIPLNNKAWHVLYNVTTDNKIYGDDANDIAVGVELCYFPNDKNRTLEAYKKYVWFNAWLAYEYKMNPHTSFIGHHKLDPGRKVDPVSALKVIGKTYENLLQDIVNEYMECITENKNVSTPIPTKKETTKMYKPSADAMLQDTIKILKQMETAKNGISEKWRLKLMNGELTESDVVGLIFVALSRGLFK, encoded by the coding sequence ATGACTTTTAAAATGAAATTTCCTATGAGACAAGACATTCTTCCTAAAGGAACTAAGCGATACAGCGGCACTAAAATGTCAGGTGTTAAGTTTGTCGTTCTCCACGATACAGGCAACCCCAATTCAACCGCTCAAGGGAATGTTACTTACTACAAGAATTCAGCAAATACAATGTCTGCATCTGCTCATGTTTTTATTGATGATAAAGAAATTATTATTTGCATCCCTCTTAATAATAAAGCTTGGCACGTTCTTTATAATGTTACAACGGATAATAAGATTTATGGAGACGATGCGAATGATATTGCAGTTGGCGTTGAATTATGCTACTTCCCTAACGATAAAAATCGTACATTAGAAGCTTATAAAAAATATGTATGGTTTAACGCATGGTTAGCTTATGAATACAAAATGAATCCACACACAAGTTTTATTGGACACCATAAACTAGATCCTGGACGTAAAGTTGACCCTGTTAGCGCGCTAAAAGTAATTGGTAAAACATATGAAAACTTATTGCAAGATATTGTGAACGAATATATGGAATGCATTACGGAAAATAAAAATGTATCTACCCCTATTCCCACTAAAAAGGAGACGACTAAAATGTACAAGCCTTCAGCAGATGCGATGTTACAAGATACAATTAAAATTCTAAAACAAATGGAAACTGCCAAAAACGGCATTAGTGAAAAATGGCGATTAAAATTAATGAATGGTGAATTAACTGAAAGTGATGTAGTCGGATTAATTTTTGTTGCTTTAAGTCGTGGATTATTTAAATAA
- a CDS encoding phage tail protein codes for MRLGEINLDLKPLQPTFSLCKPDKTIIAPLKDIYNVELSVKLGKVNELNFTIPSQIERNHNLIENPLIDKIKHRFLVKMVYNYQTEYFVFLDQNKQYDEGTENLSYKLFGLGYLLADKQIRSFKAEAQSLLQIASSILEHTSWKVTHVDAAFNVGTAGTRNHEIDSQTILQAIYELADKFNAVLVWDTVNLSIEFYQPVNIGTNKGLKFKEGKYLESFNINSNSEETVTRLYVYGQDGLTFRSLTPTGSHFIQDFGWYMYPFERDVNGNIISSSDYMSDDLCIALENYGLTLDAVGGQFGALANALKLKQDEIQQEEQILSLLTGELSQILDELDVSNAAGDGHTESHDLIIQSRVNKETEIAASNARIENFKTQKTTIENEIQDLSDTVKMENHLSAANLIELDSYIIEKDYTNNTIIEEDDLLIDGLKAFNEFREPKVNMTLDLVNFLSSLEAQNNWKKLSLGDIVKLESHRLRIGIEAKIIEINYNFESDAISLTIANEKELKDDYRKLLDLIYTANATSTSVNLNKFKWDMIEEANNLVSQLYFGAIDTIKNNITAGYLQSIEITERGIIVRSPSDPMRMLVIQNGLLALSNDGGNRWANAITAQGIIGETIIGRLIMGSRLLIEDENGIIRFSGSLQEVFDNYGNVRIAIGEYAQGKYGMRIDSGSIEIIGDSNNNLIDEWNSAEQNAKEYADGLLNGIQEEFQDVSEALANLDDFIYGAFSDNVIDLAEKEALKVHIEQINIQKSELDARYTEIYTNSFLTGTPKSNLATAKSFSGTGGGYDQAHVNLLTAITVAIQLGTVSPADKIAALNAITAAFTDYRAKLANLSKRIEEALKAIEIAILAQAGGDARAYADSIKASLDATIGTLSNTVADLSSIIDGAFEDNVIDIAEKHALAAHIEQLNNEKANFDTQYTMIYANPNLASTAKTNLLAAKTNGTTGYDIAHTNLISAINVAIADNLITDAEKTSVSNAFSTYRTRLSTLVTRLREAIEYIEVIMAAKTLQDAKNHTDEKDTSIRSDLRLTSPLPTSITLNSNGITAFNTSDTSKLARMDHRGLYVQNGAIDLRTGAASNRGVIFDGTGLRGYNTSGTRTFEIDSFGNAYFSGQLSGATGSFSGSLSAATGTFSGSLSAAGGSFNGDISGATGTFSGNLNAAGGTFRGQLSSATGTFSGSLSAATGSFSGSLSAATGTFSGTLSGNSIIGAVITGGSISSNTSINITTDINVGNNIYLGDQTFSSAKSIVFSNAARIVGTWSTLKFSASHLDFSDVSTISWGTIAPVARFG; via the coding sequence ATGAGATTAGGTGAAATTAATTTAGATTTAAAACCTTTACAACCTACATTTAGTTTATGTAAACCCGATAAGACCATTATTGCTCCACTAAAGGATATTTATAATGTTGAATTATCGGTTAAATTAGGCAAAGTAAATGAATTAAATTTTACAATCCCCTCTCAAATTGAACGCAATCATAACTTGATTGAAAATCCATTAATAGATAAAATTAAGCACCGATTTCTTGTGAAAATGGTATATAACTATCAGACTGAATATTTTGTTTTTCTTGACCAAAATAAGCAATATGATGAAGGCACTGAAAACCTTTCGTATAAATTATTTGGTTTAGGCTACTTATTAGCAGATAAACAAATTAGAAGCTTTAAAGCAGAGGCACAAAGTTTACTTCAAATTGCAAGTTCAATTTTAGAGCATACAAGTTGGAAAGTTACTCACGTTGATGCAGCTTTTAACGTTGGTACTGCGGGCACTCGTAATCATGAAATTGACTCACAAACAATTCTGCAAGCAATTTACGAATTAGCAGATAAATTTAATGCAGTTTTAGTTTGGGACACAGTAAATTTGTCTATTGAATTTTATCAACCCGTAAACATTGGAACAAATAAAGGTTTAAAATTCAAGGAAGGTAAATATCTTGAATCCTTTAACATTAATTCAAATTCAGAAGAAACAGTAACTAGACTCTATGTATATGGACAAGACGGTTTAACCTTCCGCAGTCTAACCCCTACTGGCTCACATTTCATTCAAGATTTTGGTTGGTATATGTATCCATTTGAGCGCGATGTAAATGGAAATATTATTTCCTCTTCCGATTATATGTCAGACGATTTGTGCATTGCATTAGAAAACTATGGGCTAACTCTTGATGCTGTTGGTGGTCAATTTGGTGCGCTTGCAAACGCATTAAAACTGAAGCAAGATGAGATTCAACAGGAAGAGCAGATTTTATCATTGTTAACTGGTGAGTTATCTCAAATTTTAGATGAATTAGACGTTTCAAATGCTGCTGGAGACGGACACACTGAATCACATGATTTAATCATTCAGAGTCGAGTGAATAAAGAGACTGAAATTGCAGCAAGTAATGCTCGAATTGAAAACTTTAAAACCCAAAAAACAACGATAGAAAATGAAATACAGGATTTAAGCGATACAGTCAAGATGGAAAATCATCTTTCCGCTGCTAATTTAATTGAGTTAGATTCATACATTATTGAAAAAGATTACACTAATAACACGATTATAGAAGAAGATGATCTATTAATTGATGGATTAAAAGCATTCAATGAATTTAGAGAACCAAAAGTTAATATGACACTTGATCTTGTCAATTTTCTTTCGTCTCTTGAAGCACAAAATAACTGGAAAAAACTATCTTTAGGCGACATTGTAAAATTGGAATCTCATAGATTACGTATTGGCATAGAAGCAAAAATTATCGAAATCAACTATAATTTTGAGTCTGATGCGATTTCCCTCACAATTGCAAACGAAAAAGAACTAAAAGATGATTATAGAAAATTGCTTGATTTAATCTATACTGCAAACGCTACTTCTACTTCTGTTAATTTAAATAAATTTAAATGGGATATGATTGAAGAGGCAAATAACCTTGTCAGTCAACTTTATTTTGGAGCAATTGATACAATCAAAAACAATATTACCGCAGGCTATTTGCAATCCATTGAAATTACAGAACGTGGTATTATTGTCAGATCGCCTAGTGATCCGATGAGAATGTTAGTTATCCAAAATGGACTATTGGCTTTAAGTAATGATGGTGGTAACAGATGGGCAAATGCCATAACTGCGCAGGGTATCATTGGTGAAACCATTATCGGACGTTTAATCATGGGTAGTCGTTTACTCATTGAAGATGAAAATGGAATCATTCGTTTCTCGGGGTCGCTACAGGAAGTGTTTGATAATTACGGCAATGTTCGTATAGCAATTGGTGAGTATGCTCAAGGTAAATATGGGATGCGTATTGACAGCGGCTCTATTGAAATTATTGGTGACTCTAATAACAATTTAATAGACGAATGGAATAGTGCCGAACAAAATGCAAAAGAATACGCGGACGGATTATTAAATGGTATTCAAGAAGAATTTCAAGATGTTAGTGAAGCTTTAGCAAATTTAGATGATTTTATATACGGTGCATTTTCAGATAATGTAATTGACCTTGCAGAGAAAGAAGCTTTAAAAGTTCATATTGAACAAATAAACATTCAAAAAAGCGAATTGGACGCTCGCTACACTGAAATTTATACAAATTCTTTTTTAACTGGAACGCCTAAATCAAATTTAGCAACGGCAAAATCATTTAGTGGTACAGGCGGTGGTTACGATCAAGCTCATGTTAATTTACTTACTGCAATCACTGTTGCGATTCAACTTGGAACAGTTTCCCCTGCGGACAAAATAGCGGCCCTTAATGCAATTACTGCTGCTTTTACAGATTACCGAGCAAAGTTGGCTAATCTCTCGAAACGTATTGAAGAAGCCTTAAAAGCAATTGAAATAGCAATTCTTGCACAAGCTGGCGGTGATGCAAGAGCATACGCAGATTCTATTAAAGCAAGTTTAGATGCAACTATTGGAACTTTAAGCAACACAGTGGCAGATTTGAGTAGTATTATAGATGGCGCATTTGAAGATAACGTAATTGATATTGCAGAGAAACACGCGCTTGCAGCACATATTGAGCAATTAAATAATGAAAAAGCAAATTTTGATACTCAATATACAATGATTTATGCAAACCCAAACTTAGCGAGTACAGCTAAAACAAATTTATTAGCAGCTAAAACAAATGGTACTACGGGCTATGATATAGCTCATACAAATTTAATATCAGCGATTAATGTCGCTATCGCAGATAACCTAATTACAGATGCAGAAAAAACATCTGTAAGCAATGCGTTTAGCACATATCGAACACGATTATCTACTTTAGTTACTAGACTGCGAGAAGCTATCGAGTATATTGAAGTGATTATGGCCGCTAAAACACTACAAGATGCAAAAAATCATACTGATGAGAAAGATACTTCAATTCGTAGCGATTTGCGCTTAACTTCCCCTCTACCTACTTCTATCACATTAAACTCGAACGGCATTACTGCCTTTAATACTTCCGACACTTCAAAGCTTGCACGTATGGATCATCGTGGGCTGTATGTTCAAAATGGGGCAATTGATTTACGCACTGGTGCTGCATCAAACCGTGGCGTAATATTTGATGGGACTGGACTTAGAGGTTATAACACAAGTGGTACAAGAACTTTTGAAATTGATTCCTTCGGCAATGCTTATTTTTCTGGACAATTAAGTGGTGCTACTGGCTCATTTAGTGGAAGCCTAAGTGCTGCTACTGGTACTTTTAGTGGAAGTTTAAGCGCAGCAGGCGGTTCATTTAATGGAGACATAAGTGGTGCTACGGGTACTTTTAGTGGGAATTTAAATGCTGCGGGTGGAACATTTAGAGGGCAATTAAGCAGTGCTACGGGTACTTTTAGTGGAAGTTTAAGTGCTGCTACTGGATCATTCAGCGGGAGTCTTAGTGCTGCTACAGGTACTTTTAGTGGAACTTTGTCGGGTAATTCTATTATTGGTGCTGTTATTACAGGTGGTTCAATATCATCGAACACAAGCATTAACATAACTACTGATATTAATGTTGGTAACAACATTTATTTAGGCGACCAAACTTTCTCTTCCGCAAAAAGCATCGTCTTTAGTAATGCTGCAAGAATCGTAGGCACTTGGTCAACTTTAAAATTCTCAGCATCTCATCTCGACTTTTCAGATGTCTCTACAATTTCATGGGGCACTATTGCGCCTGTCGCTAGATTCGGATAA
- a CDS encoding phage tail domain-containing protein: MREAVHFTFDNISSEDMGVHIISLGEGLFQESFLPRRSIVEQRVANQNKPYHTRVDIEPLAFTLRVFISEWRERNNLRQIARWLFQPYYKPLTFDTKPGFILYAMVEGDSTLTHNGAKDGYFDINIRCNSPFMYSPATTTDIVQSRTSTTNHYSIYNEGDFVIKPKVWITKKIANGSISIINDTTDQTTTLTNLQFNEEIFIDFENEEIISSLENVNVYRYANHNNVWLEFQLDSNSLRFIGDFDIYFEYEFVYLAE, from the coding sequence ATGCGTGAAGCAGTTCATTTTACATTTGATAATATTTCTTCAGAAGACATGGGTGTTCACATCATTTCACTTGGCGAGGGCTTATTTCAAGAATCCTTCTTACCTCGAAGAAGTATCGTTGAACAAAGAGTAGCTAATCAAAATAAACCTTATCATACGCGAGTGGACATTGAACCACTCGCTTTTACTTTGAGAGTTTTTATAAGTGAATGGCGCGAAAGAAATAACTTGAGACAAATTGCTAGGTGGCTATTCCAACCTTATTACAAGCCTCTTACGTTTGATACAAAGCCTGGGTTTATTTTATATGCTATGGTCGAAGGCGATTCTACATTAACTCACAATGGCGCGAAAGATGGTTATTTTGATATAAACATACGCTGCAACTCCCCTTTCATGTACAGCCCCGCAACAACTACTGATATTGTTCAATCAAGAACTTCTACAACTAATCACTACTCAATTTACAATGAAGGCGATTTTGTTATTAAGCCGAAAGTATGGATCACTAAAAAGATTGCAAACGGCTCAATTTCGATTATCAATGATACCACTGACCAAACCACTACTTTAACCAACTTACAATTTAATGAAGAAATTTTTATTGATTTTGAAAATGAAGAAATTATTTCATCACTTGAAAATGTAAATGTATACAGGTACGCAAACCATAATAACGTATGGCTTGAATTTCAATTAGATAGTAATTCCCTTAGATTCATAGGAGACTTTGACATCTATTTTGAATATGAGTTTGTATACCTAGCTGAATAA